The Amycolatopsis sp. 195334CR genome window below encodes:
- the upp gene encoding uracil phosphoribosyltransferase, producing MDVHVVDHPLAKARLSTMRDARTDSAAFRAALHELTMMLIYEATRDAPVRVERIHTPVARTDGYRLANPPLLVPVLRAGLGMADEAHKLIPDAQMGFVGLARDEETLQPTPYLESLPESLGGRPVLVLDPMLATGGSMAYTIRLLIDRGATDVTAICALAAPEGIRHLEESGMPVRVVTASIDERLNDSGFIVPGLGDAGDRQYGAV from the coding sequence ATGGACGTCCACGTCGTCGATCATCCGCTGGCCAAGGCCCGGCTCTCCACCATGCGGGACGCCCGCACGGACAGCGCGGCCTTCCGGGCGGCGCTGCACGAGCTGACCATGATGCTGATCTACGAAGCCACCCGCGACGCGCCCGTGCGGGTGGAGCGCATCCACACCCCGGTCGCCCGCACCGACGGCTACCGGCTGGCGAACCCGCCGTTGCTGGTGCCGGTCCTCCGGGCCGGGCTCGGCATGGCCGACGAGGCCCACAAGCTGATCCCGGACGCCCAGATGGGCTTCGTCGGGTTGGCCAGGGACGAGGAGACGTTGCAGCCGACGCCCTACCTGGAATCACTGCCGGAATCGCTCGGGGGCCGGCCGGTGCTGGTGCTCGACCCGATGCTCGCCACCGGTGGCTCGATGGCGTACACCATCCGGCTGCTGATCGACCGCGGCGCGACCGACGTCACCGCGATCTGCGCGCTCGCCGCGCCGGAGGGCATCCGGCACCTGGAGGAGTCCGGGATGCCGGTGCGCGTGGTCACGGCCAGCATCGACGAGCGCCTGAACGACTCGGGCTTCATCGTGCCCGGGCTCGGCGACGCGGGCGACCGGCAGTACGGCGCCGTCTGA
- a CDS encoding helix-turn-helix transcriptional regulator yields MAEGRRLFGTELRRRRNEAGLSLTQLAAKVHYSKGYLSKIETNRKPPPPELARLCDVALAAKGALTALVPAHLTGAPLPETQDDSEVWIMNLSADGSSWFRPMGRREAMAMGVGSAIGFGLGTAGLGATSGETTALAALHAHFDQFRRLGQTASPGVVLPALVAQTHTIQQLAGRATEHHRNDLLLLGARYAEYAGWMAQESGDDKAALWWTDRAVEMAEAGGDHDLAAYSLVRRALVTLYRDDARQTIELAQHAQSFPVPARIRGLAAQREAQGHALAGDRDACLRSLDEAQELLGRADAAPGPVLGTTNLPNPAKMVLGWCMFDMGRAREAAEVLDREVDLIPAEALRTRARYGIRRALAHATANEVDHACALTHELIGLIDVVSSATITLDVQRLRRTLARFRSQPAVREVSPLLDAALHAPTA; encoded by the coding sequence GTGGCCGAAGGACGCAGACTGTTCGGTACGGAGCTCCGGCGGCGCCGGAACGAGGCTGGGCTCTCCCTCACCCAGCTGGCCGCCAAGGTGCACTACAGCAAGGGATATCTGAGCAAGATCGAGACGAATCGCAAGCCACCTCCGCCGGAGCTGGCTCGCCTGTGCGACGTCGCTCTCGCCGCCAAGGGCGCGCTCACCGCGCTCGTCCCCGCGCATCTGACCGGAGCTCCGCTTCCGGAAACCCAAGATGACAGCGAGGTGTGGATCATGAACCTTTCCGCGGACGGGTCGAGCTGGTTCCGGCCGATGGGCCGCCGGGAAGCGATGGCGATGGGCGTCGGCTCGGCGATCGGCTTCGGGCTCGGCACCGCCGGGCTCGGCGCCACCTCGGGCGAAACCACCGCGCTGGCCGCCCTGCACGCCCACTTCGACCAGTTCCGCCGACTCGGCCAGACGGCGAGCCCCGGCGTCGTGCTTCCCGCGCTGGTCGCGCAAACCCATACGATCCAGCAACTGGCCGGGCGGGCCACCGAGCACCACCGGAACGACCTGCTGCTGCTCGGGGCCCGGTACGCCGAATACGCCGGCTGGATGGCTCAGGAGTCCGGGGACGACAAGGCCGCGCTCTGGTGGACCGATCGCGCCGTGGAGATGGCGGAGGCCGGCGGTGACCACGACCTCGCGGCCTACTCGCTGGTCCGCCGCGCACTGGTGACCCTCTACCGGGACGACGCGCGGCAGACGATCGAGCTGGCCCAGCACGCGCAGTCCTTCCCGGTACCAGCCAGGATTCGCGGGCTCGCCGCGCAACGGGAAGCACAGGGACACGCGCTCGCCGGTGACCGCGACGCCTGCCTGCGCAGCCTCGACGAAGCCCAGGAACTCCTCGGGCGCGCGGATGCGGCGCCCGGGCCCGTGCTGGGCACCACGAACCTGCCCAACCCGGCGAAGATGGTGCTCGGCTGGTGCATGTTCGACATGGGCCGGGCACGAGAAGCGGCGGAGGTGCTGGACCGGGAGGTCGACCTCATCCCGGCGGAGGCGCTGCGCACCAGGGCTCGCTACGGCATCAGACGAGCGCTCGCGCATGCCACGGCCAACGAGGTCGACCACGCCTGCGCGCTGACCCACGAGCTGATCGGCCTCATCGACGTGGTCAGTTCGGCGACCATCACGCTCGACGTGCAGCGACTCAGGCGGACCTTGGCGCGCTTCCGCAGCCAGCCGGCGGTGCGCGAGGTCTCCCCGCTGCTCGACGCCGCGCTGCACGCACCGACTGCCTGA
- a CDS encoding TetR/AcrR family transcriptional regulator gives MARPRTHDDGLRVRLLDRAGELLSGEGPGALSLRRLAKDAGTSTTAVYSLFGSKPDLISALYVEGFARFEKRLAAIVRTGDHFEDLVSLGLAYRASALADPHMYSIMFTKAVPGFEPDESATDLARSTMNPLLDTIRTGIADGVFVNEPAERIAASSWGIAHGMVSLEINGNLPPGFDVSGAYEAALRANGRGWLRTQPAPN, from the coding sequence ATGGCCCGCCCCAGAACCCACGACGACGGCCTCCGCGTCCGGCTGCTCGACCGCGCCGGTGAACTCCTCTCCGGCGAGGGCCCCGGCGCACTGAGCCTGCGACGGCTCGCGAAGGACGCCGGTACCTCGACCACCGCGGTGTACTCGCTGTTCGGCAGCAAGCCCGATCTGATCAGCGCGTTGTACGTGGAGGGGTTCGCCCGGTTCGAGAAGCGGCTGGCGGCCATCGTGCGCACGGGCGACCACTTCGAGGACCTGGTGTCGCTGGGCCTGGCCTACCGGGCCAGCGCGCTGGCCGACCCGCACATGTACTCGATCATGTTCACCAAGGCGGTGCCCGGCTTCGAACCGGACGAATCGGCCACCGACCTCGCGCGGTCGACGATGAACCCGCTGCTGGACACCATTCGCACGGGCATCGCCGACGGGGTTTTCGTCAACGAGCCCGCCGAACGGATAGCGGCGTCGTCGTGGGGCATCGCGCACGGCATGGTTTCGCTGGAGATCAACGGAAACCTGCCACCCGGCTTCGACGTCAGCGGTGCGTACGAAGCCGCCCTGCGGGCCAACGGCCGAGGCTGGCTGCGCACGCAACCAGCACCGAACTGA
- a CDS encoding DUF1707 domain-containing protein, with the protein MRVSDADRERVAQILHKAMSEGRITVEELEERLSVVYAAKTAADLHPVTLDLPVDGNAGVVAPSTSRAVTSPHNLVGGRPGSTSSVAVMSGTERKGSWVIPATHNSFAFWGGVDINLMHARFAEQHTTINAVAIMAGIDIVVPDDIILDVTGIGFMGAFESHDRGDVQQAPDDAPVLKVTGFAFWGAVTVIRKPRQAPSQAKQITP; encoded by the coding sequence ATGCGGGTGTCCGACGCTGATCGGGAGCGGGTCGCGCAGATCCTGCACAAGGCGATGAGCGAGGGCCGGATCACCGTCGAGGAGTTGGAGGAGCGGCTCTCCGTGGTCTACGCCGCCAAAACGGCGGCCGATCTGCACCCGGTGACCCTCGACCTGCCGGTGGACGGGAACGCCGGAGTGGTGGCGCCGTCCACCTCCCGCGCGGTGACGAGCCCGCACAACCTGGTCGGCGGGCGCCCCGGCTCGACCAGTTCGGTCGCGGTGATGTCCGGCACCGAGCGCAAGGGCAGCTGGGTCATCCCGGCCACGCACAACAGCTTCGCCTTCTGGGGCGGCGTCGACATCAACCTGATGCACGCCCGCTTCGCCGAGCAGCACACCACGATCAACGCGGTCGCGATCATGGCCGGCATCGACATCGTGGTGCCCGACGACATCATTCTCGACGTCACCGGTATCGGCTTCATGGGCGCCTTCGAAAGCCACGACCGCGGCGACGTGCAGCAGGCCCCGGACGACGCGCCGGTGCTCAAGGTGACCGGCTTCGCCTTCTGGGGCGCGGTCACGGTGATCCGCAAACCGCGTCAGGCCCCCAGCCAGGCCAAGCAGATCACTCCCTGA
- a CDS encoding MerR family transcriptional regulator, whose protein sequence is MSFSIAEAARRSGLSIDTLRYYERIKLLEAPARDTAGRRVYSDDDLAWLGFLTKLRTTGMPIRMMREYASLRRHGAASAGRRKAILVEQRRSVRERIEELQGCLEVLDYKIDNYDQIERKFTEQNAPIKETA, encoded by the coding sequence ATGAGCTTTTCGATAGCCGAGGCCGCCCGCCGGAGTGGCCTGTCGATCGACACCCTCCGGTACTACGAGCGCATCAAGCTGCTCGAGGCCCCGGCCAGGGATACGGCCGGGCGCCGCGTCTACTCCGACGACGACCTGGCCTGGTTGGGCTTCCTGACCAAGCTCCGCACCACGGGCATGCCCATCCGGATGATGCGCGAGTACGCCTCGCTGCGCCGCCACGGCGCGGCCAGCGCCGGCCGCCGCAAGGCGATCCTGGTCGAGCAGCGCCGCTCGGTCCGCGAGCGCATCGAGGAACTGCAGGGCTGCCTCGAGGTGCTCGACTACAAGATCGACAACTACGACCAGATCGAGCGGAAGTTCACCGAACAGAACGCTCCGATCAAGGAGACCGCGTGA
- a CDS encoding MFS transporter, producing MITTTRRGRASAIAAGGLAVLLGALDTYVVIGLLRQIIDELRIPVNRLEQVTPVVTGYLLGYVAAMPLLGQASDRFGRKPLLQLCLGGFLAGSAITALAGNLEVLVVGRVVQGVASGALLPVTMALAADLWAQRRRATVLGVVGGAQELGSVLGPVYGIVLSALTDWRGVFWVNVPLAVLAMVAVWFSLPSSPRPDGPRPKADVVGASLLAVTLALLVVGLYNPNPREQVLPSWGWPVLAAALVVLVAFVLWEKRAKVRLIDTTGLRLGPFFATLGASVAAGAALMVTLVDVDLFAQTLLGRDDHGSVLLLLRFLIALPVGAVVGGMVSSRLGERWVAFAGLLIAAGGFVLVSAWPLDVLAARSVLLGLPRLDVDLVVTGFGLGLVIAPLSSAVLRVTPAEQHGVASAGVVVARMTGMLVGVAALSAWGLHRFHELTADLDTPIKVLFPSPEEYEVALSRYTTALKQALLDQYGEIFLITAFLCAGGALLALLIGPKARVGADQLT from the coding sequence GTGATCACCACCACCCGCCGCGGCCGGGCGAGCGCGATCGCGGCCGGCGGGCTCGCCGTGCTGCTCGGCGCGCTGGACACCTACGTGGTGATCGGCCTGCTCCGCCAGATCATCGACGAGCTGCGGATCCCGGTGAACCGGCTGGAGCAGGTCACCCCGGTGGTCACCGGTTACCTGCTCGGGTACGTCGCCGCGATGCCGCTGCTCGGGCAGGCCTCCGACCGGTTCGGCCGGAAACCCCTGCTGCAGCTCTGCCTCGGCGGCTTCCTCGCCGGTTCGGCGATCACCGCGCTGGCCGGGAACCTCGAGGTGCTCGTCGTCGGGCGCGTGGTGCAGGGGGTGGCCAGCGGCGCGCTGCTGCCGGTGACCATGGCGCTGGCCGCCGACCTGTGGGCGCAACGCCGTCGCGCCACCGTGCTCGGCGTGGTCGGTGGCGCGCAGGAACTGGGCAGCGTGCTCGGCCCGGTGTACGGCATCGTGTTGTCCGCGCTGACCGACTGGCGCGGGGTGTTCTGGGTGAACGTCCCGCTGGCCGTGCTCGCGATGGTCGCGGTGTGGTTCTCGCTGCCGTCGAGCCCGCGCCCGGACGGCCCGCGGCCGAAGGCGGACGTGGTCGGCGCGAGCCTGCTCGCGGTCACGCTCGCGCTGCTGGTGGTCGGGCTGTACAACCCGAACCCGCGTGAGCAGGTGCTGCCGAGCTGGGGCTGGCCGGTGCTGGCCGCGGCGCTGGTGGTGCTGGTGGCCTTCGTGCTCTGGGAGAAGCGGGCGAAGGTCCGGCTGATCGACACGACCGGCCTGCGGCTGGGGCCGTTCTTCGCCACGCTCGGGGCGTCGGTCGCGGCGGGTGCCGCGCTGATGGTGACGCTGGTCGACGTGGACCTGTTCGCCCAGACCCTGCTCGGCCGGGACGACCACGGCAGCGTGCTGCTGCTCCTGCGGTTCCTGATCGCGCTGCCGGTCGGCGCGGTGGTCGGCGGGATGGTGTCCTCGCGGCTCGGTGAGCGCTGGGTCGCCTTCGCCGGGTTGCTGATCGCGGCGGGCGGGTTCGTGCTGGTCTCGGCGTGGCCGCTGGACGTGCTGGCCGCGCGCAGCGTGCTGCTCGGCCTGCCCCGGCTCGACGTGGACCTGGTGGTCACCGGGTTCGGGCTCGGGCTGGTGATCGCGCCGCTGTCCTCGGCGGTGCTGCGGGTGACCCCGGCGGAACAGCACGGCGTGGCGTCGGCGGGCGTGGTGGTGGCGCGGATGACCGGCATGCTGGTCGGCGTGGCGGCGCTGTCGGCGTGGGGGCTGCACCGGTTCCACGAGCTGACCGCCGACCTGGACACGCCGATCAAGGTGCTGTTCCCGTCGCCGGAGGAGTACGAGGTGGCGCTGAGCCGGTACACCACCGCGCTCAAGCAGGCCCTGCTCGACCAGTACGGCGAGATCTTCTTGATCACCGCGTTCCTCTGCGCGGGCGGGGCGCTGCTGGCCCTGCTGATCGGGCCGAAAGCTAGAGTTGGAGCCGACCAGCTGACCTAG
- a CDS encoding toll/interleukin-1 receptor domain-containing protein, translated as MPEIFVNYRTADQAGVADHIQADLSRRFGREHVFYASQSIKSGENFTKELLPAVRRSTVLLAVIGPDWLAANSRGERAIDNPADWTRREIITAFDFGVHVIPILVGRKTERLSEGDLPPELVELAQRQSLLFDTRDSAACLDKIAADVADLVPGLVDRTVAPEPDTPRETRDRSHNLHGVGSVNIGGDGSIVGSPTLGNGSFIGSPAISDGSFVGSPTLGDGSVVGSPKFGEGSVVGSQQFGEGAIVGSQEFGDGPVVGKVDGDVQFGDRRDNGPSQ; from the coding sequence ATGCCCGAAATCTTCGTCAACTATCGAACGGCGGACCAAGCAGGCGTCGCCGACCACATCCAGGCCGACCTGAGCCGCCGGTTCGGCCGCGAACACGTTTTCTACGCCAGCCAGTCGATCAAGTCGGGCGAGAACTTCACCAAGGAACTGCTGCCTGCCGTCCGGCGCAGCACGGTGCTGCTGGCCGTGATCGGCCCGGACTGGCTGGCCGCGAACAGCCGGGGCGAGCGGGCGATCGACAACCCCGCGGACTGGACCCGGCGCGAGATCATCACGGCTTTCGACTTCGGCGTCCACGTCATCCCGATCCTCGTCGGCCGCAAGACCGAGCGGCTCAGCGAAGGCGACCTCCCGCCCGAACTCGTCGAACTGGCCCAGCGCCAGAGCCTGCTCTTCGACACCCGCGACTCGGCGGCCTGCCTGGACAAGATCGCGGCGGACGTGGCCGACCTGGTGCCCGGACTGGTGGACCGGACGGTGGCCCCCGAACCGGACACACCGCGCGAAACCCGCGACCGGTCGCACAACCTGCACGGCGTCGGCTCGGTCAACATCGGCGGCGACGGTTCGATCGTCGGCTCGCCCACGCTCGGCAACGGATCCTTTATCGGCTCGCCCGCAATCAGCGACGGATCCTTTGTCGGCTCACCCACGCTCGGCGACGGGTCCGTCGTCGGCTCGCCGAAGTTCGGTGAGGGATCCGTCGTCGGCTCGCAGCAGTTTGGTGAGGGGGCCATCGTCGGCTCGCAGGAGTTCGGCGACGGACCGGTCGTCGGCAAGGTCGACGGCGACGTGCAGTTCGGCGACCGCCGCGACAACGGCCCCAGCCAATGA
- the deoC gene encoding deoxyribose-phosphate aldolase yields MTATSTATDTPSPLPERLADATRDETSLRRFLHGLPGVDQVGVEQRAAGLGTRSIKKAAKRWAIDTAISMVDLTTLEGADTRGKVRALAAKAKLPDPEHPDTPRVAAVCVYPDLVGTAVEALHGTGIGVASVATAFPSGRSSREIKLADVAMAVDAGATEVDMVIDRGAFLEGRYGQVFEEIQAIKAACGQAHLKVILETGELATYDNVRRASWLALLAGGDFIKTSTGKVSPAATLPVTHVMLQAVHDWHQVTGELRGVKPAGGIRTTKDAIKYLVAVHEVAGPPWLDPHLFRFGASSLLNDLLLQRRTQLDGHYSGPDYVTVD; encoded by the coding sequence ATGACAGCTACGTCAACGGCGACGGACACCCCGTCACCGCTGCCCGAGCGGCTCGCCGACGCCACGCGCGACGAGACGAGCCTGCGCCGGTTCCTGCACGGGCTGCCGGGCGTCGACCAGGTCGGCGTCGAGCAGCGCGCGGCCGGGCTCGGCACCCGCAGCATCAAGAAGGCCGCCAAGCGCTGGGCCATCGACACCGCCATCTCGATGGTCGACCTGACCACGCTGGAGGGCGCCGACACCCGGGGCAAGGTCCGCGCGCTGGCCGCCAAGGCCAAGCTGCCCGACCCCGAGCACCCGGACACCCCGCGCGTGGCCGCGGTCTGCGTGTACCCGGACCTGGTCGGCACCGCGGTCGAGGCGCTGCACGGCACCGGGATCGGAGTGGCCAGCGTCGCCACCGCCTTCCCGTCGGGCCGGTCGAGCCGCGAGATCAAGCTCGCCGACGTGGCGATGGCCGTGGACGCCGGCGCCACCGAGGTGGACATGGTGATCGACCGCGGTGCCTTCCTCGAAGGGCGCTACGGCCAGGTGTTCGAGGAGATCCAGGCGATCAAGGCCGCCTGCGGCCAGGCCCACCTCAAGGTGATCCTGGAGACCGGCGAACTCGCCACCTACGACAACGTGCGGCGCGCCTCCTGGCTGGCGCTGCTTGCCGGTGGCGACTTCATCAAGACCTCCACCGGCAAGGTCTCCCCGGCGGCCACCCTGCCGGTCACCCACGTGATGCTGCAGGCGGTGCACGACTGGCACCAGGTCACCGGCGAACTGCGCGGGGTGAAGCCGGCCGGTGGCATCCGCACCACCAAGGACGCGATCAAGTACCTGGTCGCCGTGCACGAGGTCGCCGGGCCGCCGTGGCTCGACCCGCACCTGTTCCGGTTCGGCGCCTCCAGCCTGCTCAACGACCTCCTGCTGCAGCGCCGCACCCAGCTCGACGGCCACTACAGCGGTCCCGACTACGTGACGGTGGACTGA
- a CDS encoding aldo/keto reductase, translating to MGMSQAYGVRDDEAESIATIHRALELGVNLLDTANVYGAGANEELVGRAIRDRRDQVVLATKFGIVWGEGGAMSARGDAGFVRQNCEDSLRRLGVDHIDLYYQHRVDPDTPVEETWGALAGLVAEGKVRYLGISEAGAETIRRAHAVHPVTALQSEWSLWTRGIEDEILGTCRELGIGIVPFSPLGRGFLTGNITSVDSLPADDMRRGLPRFTDGNLERNLAIVEALRGLAERKGVTAGQLALAWVQHQGDDVVPIPGTKRRKYLEENAASVHIELSEQDIAEIEAAAPAEAVAGARYPERLARAAGK from the coding sequence ATGGGGATGAGCCAGGCCTACGGCGTCCGCGACGACGAAGCCGAGTCGATCGCCACCATCCACCGGGCGCTGGAACTGGGCGTGAACCTGCTGGACACGGCCAACGTCTACGGCGCGGGCGCCAACGAGGAACTGGTCGGGCGGGCCATCAGGGACCGGCGCGACCAGGTCGTGCTGGCCACGAAGTTCGGCATCGTCTGGGGCGAGGGCGGCGCGATGAGCGCCCGGGGCGACGCCGGGTTCGTCCGCCAGAACTGCGAGGACTCGCTGCGCCGGCTCGGCGTGGACCACATCGACCTCTACTACCAGCACCGGGTGGACCCGGACACGCCGGTGGAGGAGACCTGGGGCGCGCTGGCCGGGCTGGTCGCCGAGGGCAAGGTCCGCTACCTGGGCATTTCCGAGGCGGGCGCGGAGACCATCCGGCGGGCGCACGCGGTGCACCCGGTGACCGCGCTGCAGAGCGAGTGGTCGCTGTGGACCAGGGGCATCGAGGACGAGATCCTCGGCACCTGCCGGGAGCTGGGCATCGGCATCGTGCCGTTCTCGCCGCTCGGCCGGGGCTTCCTGACCGGCAACATCACCTCGGTGGACAGCCTGCCCGCCGACGACATGCGCCGCGGCCTGCCCCGGTTCACCGACGGCAACCTGGAGCGCAACCTGGCCATCGTCGAGGCGCTGCGCGGGCTCGCCGAGCGCAAGGGCGTCACCGCCGGGCAGCTGGCGCTGGCCTGGGTGCAGCACCAGGGCGACGACGTGGTGCCGATCCCGGGCACCAAGCGCCGCAAGTACCTGGAGGAGAACGCCGCCTCCGTCCACATCGAACTGTCCGAACAGGACATCGCCGAGATCGAAGCGGCCGCGCCCGCCGAGGCCGTCGCCGGGGCGCGGTACCCCGAGCGGCTCGCCCGCGCGGCGGGGAAGTGA
- the hisS gene encoding histidine--tRNA ligase, which translates to MPEYLPTAPYRGTRDFLPAEMSVRTQVFGHLYDVVERFGYQRYDGPILESAEIYEAKSGQEIADQQLYTLTDRGGRRLALRPEMTPSVARMIAGNAGSLQFPVRWYSHPNCHRYERPQRGRVREHWQLNVDIFGSDAASCEIEIFEVIHALLGEFGATRDMYAVRANDRTLLASALTDLAGVPAEHLAAVYSLVDRWEKYDRDKLAADAEEIGLSDKQFARLAETLGAGTALLDELPAEVKDASNLVRVLRSEAADLVQFDPLIVRGLAYYTGTVFEVFDTSPENNRALFGGGRYSDLAGLFTAKEIPGIGFGMGDVTLIDFLTTHGLVPSPRSEYDVAVIPVTAELTGAARTVASKLRSAGLRTSSPLEHRKLGKELTRADKAGARAVVIVGQEDWDAGNVTVRSLATREQSTVAVDSAAASVASLL; encoded by the coding sequence GTGCCCGAGTACCTGCCGACCGCCCCCTACCGGGGAACCAGGGACTTCCTCCCCGCGGAGATGTCCGTCCGGACGCAGGTGTTCGGCCATCTCTACGACGTGGTCGAGCGCTTCGGCTACCAGCGCTACGACGGGCCGATCCTGGAGTCCGCGGAGATCTACGAGGCCAAGTCCGGCCAGGAGATCGCCGACCAGCAGCTCTACACGCTGACCGACCGCGGCGGGCGGCGGCTGGCGCTGCGCCCGGAGATGACCCCGTCGGTGGCGCGGATGATCGCCGGCAACGCGGGTTCGCTGCAGTTCCCGGTGCGCTGGTACAGCCACCCGAACTGCCACCGCTACGAGCGCCCGCAGCGCGGTCGCGTGCGCGAGCACTGGCAGCTCAACGTGGACATCTTCGGCTCGGACGCGGCCAGCTGCGAGATCGAGATCTTCGAGGTGATCCACGCGCTGCTCGGCGAGTTCGGCGCCACGCGGGACATGTACGCGGTCCGCGCGAACGACCGGACGCTGCTGGCCAGCGCGCTCACCGATCTCGCCGGCGTGCCCGCGGAACACCTGGCCGCGGTGTACTCGCTGGTGGACCGCTGGGAGAAGTACGACCGCGACAAGCTCGCCGCCGACGCCGAGGAGATCGGCCTGAGCGACAAGCAGTTCGCCCGCCTGGCCGAGACGCTGGGCGCCGGGACGGCGTTGCTGGACGAGCTGCCCGCCGAGGTGAAGGACGCGTCCAACCTGGTGCGGGTGCTGCGCAGCGAGGCGGCCGACCTGGTCCAGTTCGACCCGCTGATCGTGCGGGGCCTGGCGTACTACACCGGCACGGTGTTCGAGGTGTTCGACACTTCGCCGGAGAACAACCGCGCCCTGTTCGGCGGTGGCCGGTACAGCGACCTCGCGGGCTTGTTCACCGCGAAGGAGATCCCGGGCATCGGCTTCGGCATGGGTGACGTGACCCTGATCGACTTCCTGACCACGCACGGCCTGGTGCCCTCGCCCCGCAGCGAGTACGACGTGGCGGTCATCCCGGTGACGGCCGAGCTGACCGGTGCCGCGCGCACGGTCGCCTCGAAGCTGCGGTCGGCGGGGCTGCGCACGTCGAGCCCGCTGGAGCACCGGAAACTGGGCAAGGAACTCACGCGCGCCGACAAGGCGGGCGCGCGGGCCGTGGTCATCGTCGGTCAGGAGGACTGGGACGCCGGGAACGTCACCGTGCGCAGCCTGGCCACCCGGGAACAGTCCACCGTCGCCGTCGACTCGGCTGCCGCTTCGGTGGCCTCGCTCCTCTGA
- a CDS encoding aldo/keto reductase, which produces MEERKLGSLTVAAQGLGCMGMSEFYGEGDETESIATIHRALELGVTLLDTADMYGFGRNEELVGRAIGDRRDQVVLATKFGILRDENDPSKRGVRGDAAYVREAAEASLRRLGVDHIDLYYQHRVDPSVPIEETVGAMAELVTAGKVRHLGLSEAGAETIRRAHAVHPITALQTEWSLWSRDIEDEVVPVCRELGIGVVPYSPLGRGLLTGRFQSKADFGAGDFRQQSQPRMADGNLERNLELVAKLRELAERRGVTAGQLALAWVQARGADVVPIPGTKRRKYLEENVAAAGLELSTEDIDEVERTVPREAVAGQRYPDEGMRLVGR; this is translated from the coding sequence ATGGAAGAGCGCAAGCTGGGGTCGCTCACCGTGGCCGCCCAGGGGCTGGGCTGCATGGGCATGAGCGAGTTCTACGGCGAAGGCGACGAGACCGAGTCGATCGCCACCATCCACCGCGCGCTGGAGCTGGGCGTGACCCTGCTCGACACGGCCGACATGTACGGCTTCGGGCGCAACGAGGAACTGGTCGGGCGGGCCATCGGGGACCGGCGCGACCAGGTGGTGCTGGCCACCAAGTTCGGCATCCTGCGCGACGAGAACGATCCGTCGAAGCGCGGGGTGCGCGGGGACGCGGCCTACGTGCGCGAGGCGGCGGAGGCGTCGCTGCGACGGCTCGGCGTGGACCACATCGACCTGTACTACCAGCACCGCGTGGACCCCTCGGTGCCGATCGAGGAGACCGTCGGCGCGATGGCCGAGCTGGTCACCGCGGGCAAGGTGCGGCACCTCGGCCTGTCCGAGGCGGGGGCCGAGACGATCCGGCGGGCGCACGCGGTGCACCCGATCACCGCGCTCCAGACGGAGTGGAGCCTGTGGTCGCGGGACATCGAGGACGAGGTGGTGCCGGTCTGCCGCGAGCTGGGCATCGGCGTGGTGCCGTACTCGCCGCTCGGGCGGGGGCTGCTGACCGGGCGGTTCCAGTCCAAAGCAGACTTCGGGGCCGGTGACTTCCGGCAGCAGAGCCAGCCGCGCATGGCGGACGGCAACCTGGAGCGGAACCTGGAACTGGTGGCGAAGCTGCGCGAGCTGGCCGAACGGCGGGGTGTGACCGCGGGGCAGCTGGCGCTGGCGTGGGTGCAGGCGCGCGGGGCGGACGTGGTGCCGATCCCGGGTACCAAGCGGCGGAAGTACCTGGAGGAGAACGTCGCCGCTGCCGGGCTGGAACTGTCCACTGAGGACATCGACGAGGTGGAGCGCACGGTGCCGCGGGAGGCGGTCGCCGGGCAGCGCTACCCGGACGAGGGCATGCGCCTGGTCGGGCGCTGA